CACTCCACGGTATTTGAGCCGGTGAGCAAGAAAGTCTCTGGCTACAAAGTCGATCCGCTGGGTGGTCACTACTTCGTTAACGTGGATATTGCTGAATAACGAATGCGGCGAGAGGGTTTCTCTCGCCCGCTCCGGCGGCTGAAGTCTGGCCCCGGAGCGGTTCCGCTACTTTTCTGATGAAATTCCCAACAATGATTAAGGCGCAGATTAGCGTCGTGCCTGGTTGCACCTGGTTGCCAGATGTTTGCAATGCCACCTGCCGGTTTTTATCCGCAGGACACTAAAGAGAATCCGGATTATGCTGCAGTTCATACTCCGACGTTTGGGACTCGTCATCCCAACGTTTATTGGTATCACCTTATTAACCTTCGCATTTGTCCACATGATCCCCGGCGATCCGGTGATGATTATGGCGGGCGAGCGCGGAATCTCCCCTGAACGTCACGCCCAGCTTATGGCCGCTCTCGGCCTCGATAAACCGCTGTGGCAGCAGTATCTCAACTATATCTACGGCGTATTGCACGGCGATTTAGGCATTTCGCTTAAGAGCCGAATCCCGGTATGGGAAGAGTTTGTCCCGCGCTTTAAGGCCACCCTGGAGCTGGGCGTCGGCGGCATGCTGTTTGCCGTGATTGTTGGCATCCCGGTTGGTGTACTGGCAGCGGTAAAACGCGGCTCGGTGTTCGACCACACGGCAGTCGGCATCTCCCTGACCGGCTATTCAATGCCTATTTTCTGGTGGGGCATGATGCTCATCATGCTGGTTTCGGTGCAGCTCAACCTGACGCCGGTATCAGGGCGCATCAGCGATACTGTCTTCCTCGACGATACCCTGCCGCTGACCGGCTTTATGCTGATTGATACCTTCTTCTGGGGTGAGCCGGGCGATTTCAAAGATGCAGTGATGCACATCCTGCTGCCAGCTATCGTGCTCGGCACTATCCCGCTGGCGGTTATTGTGCGTATGACCCGTTCTTCGATGCTGGAAGTGCTGGGCGAAGATTACATTCGTACCGCTCGCGCCAAGGGCCTAAGCCGGATGCGCGTGATCCTTATCCACGCTCTGCGCAATGCCATGCTGCCGGTGGTTACCGTTATTGGCCTTCAGGTCGGCACGCTGCTGGCGGGCGCCATTCTGACTGAGACTATCTTCTCGTGGCCGGGGTTGGGCCGCTGGCTGATCGAGGGGCTACAGCGCCGTGATTACCCGGTAGTTCAGGGCGGTGTGCTGCTGGTGGCAACTCTGATTATCCTGGTCAACCTGCTGGTTGATTTGCTGTACGGCGTGGTTAACCCGCGTATCCGTCATAAAAAATAGGGGGCGATATGTCTTCACAAGTTTCACCTGAGACCGTAAGCGTCACGGTCGCGCCCACGCCAATGACGCCGGGGCGCGAGTTCTGGCATTACTTTAAGCGCAACAAAGGTGCCGTTGTCGGTCTGGTGTATGTGGTGGTCATGATTTTGATTGCCGTGTTCGCTAACTTTCTGGCGCCTCACTCCCCGGCGGAACAGTTCCGTGATTCGCTGCTTCATCCGCCAGTCTGGCAGGATGGCGGGAGCTGGCAATTTATTCTTGGCACCGATGATGTAGGCCGCGATGTGCTATCGCGCTTGATGTATGGCGCACGTCTGTCGCTGTTAGTGGGCTGCCTGGTGGTCGTGCTGTCGCTGATATTTGGCGTCATTCTCGGCCTGTTGGCCGGCTATTTTGGCGGCGCGCTGGATGCCACCATCATGCGTTTAGTCGACATAATGCTGGCGCTGCCGAGCCTGTTGCTGGCTCTGGTATTAGTGGCTATTTTTGGGCCGTCGATAATTAATGCCTCAATAGCGCTAACCTTTGTGGCGCTGCCCCACTATGTACGTCTGACCCGTGCGGCGGTGCTGGTGGAGGTGAACCGAGATTACGTCACGGCTTCAAGCGTGGCGGGAGCTGGTGCAATGCGCCAGATGTTTGTCAACATCCTGCCTAACTGCCTGGCCCCCCTGATTGTTCAGGCCTCACTGGGCTTTTCCAACGCCATCCTCGATATGGCGGCACTGGGTTTCCTGGGAATGGGCGCTCAGCCGCCGACTCCGGAATGGGGAACCATGCTGTCTGACGTGTTGCAGTTTGCCCAGAGTGCCTGGTGGGTGGTGACCTTCCCTGGCCTGGCAATTCTATTCACGGTACTGGCATTTAATTTGATGGGCGACGGGCTGCGCGATGCACTCGATCCCAAGCTGAAGCAGTAAGAGGTTCCCGATGGCGTTATTGAATGTAGATAAATTATCGGTTCACTTCGGGGATGAAGGCAGCGCGTTTCGCGCAGTTGACCGGGTGAGCTATAGCGTAGAGCAGGGCCAGGTTGTTGGGATCGTGGGTGAGTCCGGTTCCGGTAAATCGGTCAGTTCGCTGGCGATTATGGGCCTGATTGATTTCCCTGGCCGGGTAATGGCCGAACGGCTCACGTTTAGCGACCAGGATCTGCAAAAGATCTCTGAAAAAGAGCGGCGCAATCTGGTGGGTGCGGAAGTGGCTATGATCTTCCAGGATCCAATGACCAGCCTTAATCCGTGCTTTACCGTGGGTTATCAGATTATGGAGGCGATTAAGGTTCACCAGGGGGGCAACCGCCGCACCCGGCGAGCGCGGGCTATCGACCTGCTGACTCAGGTGGGGATCCCCGATCCCGCTTCCCGGCTGGATGTGTACCCCCATCAGCTTTCCGGCGGTATGAGCCAGCGCGTAATGATTGCTATGGCGATTGCCTGCCGTCCTAAGTTGCTGATTGCCGATGAACCGACCACGGCGCTGGATGTGACAATCCAGGCGCAGATTATTGAACTGCTGCTCTCCCTGCAACGTCAGGAGAACATGGCGCTGATTCTTATCACTCATGACCTGGCGCTGGTGGCCGAAGCGGCCCATAAAATCATCGTGATGTATGCCGGGCAGGTGGTTGAGAGTGCGGCGGCAGATGAGCTGTTTCGCGCCCCTCGCCATCCTTACACTCAGGCTCTGCTCCGCGCGCTACCGGAATTTGCTCAGGACAAGGAGCGGCTCATGTCGCTGCCGGGCATGGTTCCGGGTAAGTACGATCGGCCAACGGGCTGCCTGCTCAATCCGCGCTGCCCCTATGCCGAGGAACGCTGTCGCCGTGAGGAGCCGCCGTTGGCGCAGCTCAGCAATGGCCGCCGGTCAAAATGTCACTTTCCACTCGATGATGCCGGGAGGCCTACCAAATGACTCAACTACAGGCCGAAATTCAACAGCCGCTGTTACAGGCTATAGACCTCAAAAAGCACTATCCGGTGAAGAAGGGTATTTTTGGTGGTGAGCGTCTGGTGAAAGCGCTGGATGGCGTCTCGTTCTCGCTTGAACGAGGCAAAACTCTGGCTGTGGTGGGGGAGTCCGGCTGTGGGAAATCCACTCTCGGGCGGCTGCTGACCATGATTGAAACGCCGTCTGATGGGCAGTTGTACTATCAGGGGCAAGACTTACTGCGCCACGATCCACAGGCTCAGAAGCTGCGCCGCCAGAAGATTCAGATAGTGTTCCAGAACCCATATGGTTCTCTGAATCCGCGCAAAAAAGTGGGACAAATACTGGAAGAGCCTTTGCTTATCAACACGGCGCTTAGCAAAGCCGAACGGCGTGAAAAAGCGCTGGCGATGATGGCGTTGGTAGGGCTAAAAACCGAACATTATGATCGTTATCCGCATATGTTCTCCGGCGGTCAGCGCCAGCGTATTGCCATTGCGCGCGGTTTAATGCTGGACCCGGATGTGGTTATTGCCGATGAGCCGGTATCGGCGCTGGATGTGTCGGTGCGCGCTCAGGTATTGAACCTGATGATGGATTTACAGCAGAACTTGGGGCTGTCGTATGTCTTTATCTCGCACGATCTGTCGGTGGTGGAGCATATAGCCGATGAGGTGATGGTGATGTACCTGGGTCGCTGCGTGGAGAAGGGTACCAAAGATCAGGTATTCAATAATCCGCGCCATCCATACACCCAGGCACTACTCTCGGCGACGCCGCGTCTGAATCCGGAGCAGCGCCGCGAGCGAATCAAGCTCACTGGCGAACTGCCCAGCCCGCTTAACCCGCCTCCGGGCTGTGCGTTCAGCGCCCGCTGCCGCCGACGCTTTGGGCCTTGTACGGAGGTTCAGCCGCAGCTTAAGGATTATCGCGGTCAGTTGGTGGCGTGTTTTGCGGTGGATGAGGATGAGGGGAGTGGGGCTGTACCGACGGCCCCTTTACCATCTTAGCTATTGAGTTTAGTTGTCGGTCATTAGGGGCGATTTATGCTGAGTGAGCGCATGTTCCGTTCACATGCGTTTTGTGGAATATAACCTGCACATCACACGTGAACGGGTAAAGGGGCTGTGCCGACAGCCCCTTTACAAACCCAGCGGCCCCTGTTCGTCCCGGTGCTGCGCATTTCGCTCGCCTCCCGCGCTGTTTCCGGCGGTCGGCGGTACGCGACATCCTGTCTTGTTCCGCCTCAGCCCGACGTCCTGTCGGTCTGACCGTCTGCGTCAGCGCTTCGGTTCGCCGGGACGGATGGGGGGGAATATTGCTGTAATTATTTTTTCTTACAGCGACAGGGTAATCGCTGAAACAGCTTAAAACTGAAGCGGCATATTCCCGGCTGAAAATCGCCGACGCGTTTGCGGCTGACCGGGAGCGCTCACAGGGATGTGAGCGCAGGGCGGGAGCTGCATGGCCGCAGCATACCGCCCGTGCCCGAGCAGGCAGCCGCAAGAAGCAGGAGGGAACTGCGCAGCAGCGATTTTTTTGCCGGTCGCCGGGGAGTGCAGAGGGCGGCGGCGATGGAGCCGCCCTTTGCGCGCTCTGGGTGCCGTGGGCGACATGGACATTACGTACATAAAAGAGCGCAACCAGCATCGGCATTACATATGGATATCTGCCTATTGGAGTCCGTCTGAAATCAGGTGAAGGTTCCGTTCACTTTTGTTTCGCAGGATATAACCTGCCCGCCAGCGATGAACAGGTAAATGTAAGAGCGCAACCAATACTGGAATATCGAAATCTGCCAGCAAAAAAATCGGCAAAACGCATTAACCCGCAACAAAAAGGGAAGCCACTGGCTTCCCTTTAACATCATGTGCTTAACGCTACTTCCCACTTACTGCGGATACGGAACCCAATCCCCGCCGCCCAGCTTCACATACGGCTTATTCTGGTACTGAATCACAACAGCGTTAGAGTCTTCCGACACCGGCGCCGTTTGCGGCAGATTGCTGGTTAAACCGCTCCAATCCACGTTATCAGCCGTAAAGTTTTTACCATCCACTGAGCGGGCAACCAGCTCAGAAATCGCCAGATAACTGCTCGGCGAGGTTATCTCTATTGGCGCACCCTGATGCGGTGCCTTCATACCGATAAATTTCACGCCGACTGGTACATGAGTAATATTCGGGCTTGGAATATCGCGCAGCCCGGATATTTGCATCCGGTCGCCAACTAGCGCCGCACCGTGCTCCGGCACCAACACAACCATCACTTTACGGCCCGATGTTTCCAGCTGGGTCAGGAAGGCGTCCAGCTCATCAAACAGCTTCTGCGCCCGCATTTTATAGTCGGCTGGTTTGCTGATGCCCGGCAGATGGTTACCGTCGTGCAGTGGCAGCAGGTTATAGAAGGTCGCTGTACGAGGATTATTCTCTTTTTGCAATGTCTCCTGCCAGCGCTTAAGCACCGCCGCATCGTCATAGATTGGCGAGCCGTCGAATGCCTGAAGGTTCAGCGGCAGGCCAGCCTGATCCATCAGTGGAGTCTGGACACCGCCGTCTTCACGAATCTCTTTCAGGAAACCACCAAATTGTCCGTTGTGATCCAGCATCAGGTGCTGGGTAAAGCCCAAAGCTGACAGATTATCGAACAGGTAGCATTTATTTCCGGCCTGCTGGTAAAGCGCACTATGGGCTGGCTGCCCGCAGCTGGCTCGTAGCAGGCGAATGGCCGCCGGGCCGCTGTATGAGGTCGCGGAGTTAAAGTTTTTGAACACAATATCGAAGTGCGACCATAGCGGGTGGTTAGCCAGGCCTACGGCATCGATATCGGCTTGAGCCAGCGAGCAAATATTAATTACCAGCAGATCAAAAGGCTGAGCATCAGCCGGCAATGAGGCCGGGAATGTGGTCTGGCGTTTAGATTCGCTGGCATGAAATGCATCCAGCCAGGCCCCAAGGTTTTGCGAGGTGGGGGGCTGAGTTTGCGGCGGAATGTCGCCGCTGCCGCTGGCTGCTGAAGCGACGGAGCTTGCCGTCGTGCCATTCGCTACGGTAGCTGCCGGGGCGTTGCCTGCTGGCAGCAGTGAAAATGAAGGGCCGGCGATTGTCAGCACGTTCAGCCATATAAGTGCGGCGGCGACAAATACCGTAACCCGAACCCATTGCGACAAGAACAGATAACCAATCAACAGCACAAAGGCTGCACCTATCATCTGCCAGTTGATAAAGCGGAAAATCAGATCCTGAATATAGTTCCAGCTAAAGCCTGCCAGCTGAGAACCCTGGCTCATAATACTGTCGGGGCCGGGTAGCCAGGTGTCGTGCCAGAAAAGGCCGATACCTACCGGCAGCGCAATCCAAAACCGTATGCGGCGCAGACGCTCGTTTGGCAGCGGTACCAACAGAAACGCCATAAATACCAGGTTAGCCATAGGATGAAAATTCAGGTAGCCCGCCCAAAGCAGCCCGAATTTCAGTAAAAAGTAGTAGTTCCAGCCGCTAAGACCGCGCCAGCGCTGCCAGAATGGCGGAACACCCGGCATTTGAGTATTTTGTTTAGTCATTCGCTTTTTCTATCTTGTTACCAACGCCGCGGCGCAAAACTCCCGCCGGTTTAACATATCGAGGCTTTAATAGCGTGTAAGGCAGCATTCGCCGGATTTTAGGAAGCCAGCGATGCAGGTTATATCCAAGTGGAATAAAAATAACTGCACATAATAGAATTAGCTCTATGATATCGCTGATGCCCATCATATTTCTTCCTGTGACAAATTGTCTCTTAGCAGAACCACTGGCTGCGGGTTACGCCGCCATACTTTGCCGTCATGGCTGGCATTAACGGCCGGCTGCTGGACGGTTAAATCCGGTAATGGCCGGCTGCGCTGTGCGGGATCGCTAATACGCATTTGCGTTAATTCAGCGGCTATTTGTTTATCTTCAAACCACACCACCCGATTAGAAATGAGATCGCCTATCGGTAATGGAAATATATGCTTTAACGCGACATCAAGATCGTTGATCCGGCAGAACGAAAGGAATAAATAGAGCCGATTATCGCCAAGCGTCACAATATCCCCTAAGCGGTTAGGACGACAAAGCGTTAATAGTTGCTCCACTTTTAATCCTGGAACCGGTCGTAACGCAACCAGCAGGCCACGGTTATCTTCAGGTATCAGCGGGTTGGTGAGAATATTATCCAGTGACTGGCAGAACTCTTCCCATTTTAAATAACCACGCTGTTTTAAAGGATGCATCGCCTGTAGAAGAACCTGGATATCTTCCGGAACATGGCGGGTAAACTTCTGCTCCTGAATACTCTCAATCAGGCTCAGGCAGCGCGATAAAGACGAGTTCCATGGGACAATAAGCGAAGTTCCGCAGCCCAGAAGCAGACGTTCGTCGGTGGCTCTGAGACAGGCATTTTTTTCACGCACTACCAGTTTCAGCGCGCTACCACGCTGGCGACGCAGAGTATGGATCATGGTTGCCATCTGCTCTATCTGGCTGTTTTGACTGAGCTGAAAGACGATGGTTGCTGCCTGCGAGGTTCGGGCAGCATTGAAAAGTGCGTCGTTATTTTCGAACAGTTTCCAGTGCTCTGAAAGCGCGGGCGCACCCTCCAGAACCCCGATATGGCTGAGAATTTGCCGCGTATCATTGAGTGGCTGTGGAGCGCTGGTACTCTCGTTCATTTGGCTCCAGCTGCCGTTTTTATAGTCCAGCATGATGTGCTGTTGGGCGCTGACCCCACTATCGTTGCACCAAAATTCAACATCGAGACGGAATTTTTCACCCAGAAATTGCAGAGTGGCCAGCCCGTCTAATCCACGGTATTCGTTAATTAACAACGAGGTAAAGCGATCTGTGGCGCGTCCGTTATTCACTATCAAAAAACTGCAGCGGTAGTGTTGCGCCCAGCGATTAAGTTTCTGCAACCATCTGCGTAACTGTGGTGCGGAATAGACATCCCATAACGTTTCGTGGCAGGCCAGGATAAACAGGTAATTTTCCGGTGAGCGGCTGCACAACAGGTCGCTTTGCAGTGATTCCAGGCTGGATTTCGTTGGTTTTAAAGAAAATAACTGAACGGTTTCCGGCCCAGAGGTGGTAAATGCCAGGTGATTGCGTATGATGCCATCACTCATTAGTACAGCAACGTGACTATTTTGGGCCTGAGCTGCCAGGGTTTCGTTAACGAATGTAAACAGATCTTCCTGGCGTTCGGTATTAACCCACCAGATACCCCCCGCTGGCATATCTCGCAGTTCATTCCACAGTGAATGTATGCCAATGGGAAAAACAGGATTCATATCGCGCCTCGCGATGAAAAAAGCGTATCGGTGTCAGATGGATGGCAGATTTCATAATATAAATCTACCATTAACCTGACAGTGCGTTGATAACATAAGTGTAAGCCGGGTATTAACAACGGCATGACAAATAAACGATTTTTTTTGTGAGGAGATTCATTTAAATGAATGATATCCTATTGCGCAACAATAATAACATTGATGACTCACCCTTGTTGGATTTTCAGGATGATGTGCAAACTTTGCGTAGCATCTTTGCTCTGCCGGAGATTAATTATGCGGATATCTCCCAGAGCGAACACCTTGCAGTAGCCCTCAAACGTTGGCCGTTATTGGCTGAGTTCTCGCATACCTATAAATAATACGGATAAGTCAAATGGCCGTGATTGGAATACAGGGGCTGCGCGGTGGGGTGGGTACTTCATCGCTGGCGGCTGCATTAGGGTGGTCTTTGCAGCAGCTTGGTGAATCAGTATTGTTGATTGATGGATCGGCAGACAACCTGCTGCGTCTGTTTTTCAATATTGATTACGATAAGCCGCGCGGATGGGCGCGTGACACGCTGGATAATTCCGACTGGCGAGAGTCGGCATGGCGTTATACTTCCCACCTTGATGTCTTGCCATTTGGCCAGCTTAGCGGCGAAGAGCGCCGCGACCCGGCCCTGCTCAATAAACTTATCCCGGCTTTTTCCGCAATTTTACAAGAGATTGAGGCTGCTAACCGTTACCGCTGGATAATCATTGACGTTCCTTACGGTGAATTAAGCTACAGCCAGCCGCTGCTGGCTTTATGCTGGCGTGTGCTAATGGTGTTAAACCCTGACAGCAACTGCCACGTGCGTCTGCATCAGCAGCCAATCCCCAAAAATCATCATCTCCTGGTGAATAATCTCAACGTTAGCAGCCAGTTGCAGAGCGACCTGTTTCAGCTGTGGCGTTTGAGCCATCACGGTCTGGTGCCGGTGGTGGTGCATCGTGATGAAGCCATGGCCGAGTGTCTGGCGGCTAAACAACCACTTGGCGAATACCAGCCCGAGTCTTTGTCTGCCAGGGAAGTGTTGACGCTGGCCAACTGGTGTCTGTTGCGTTACGCGGAAGTGCGCCATGATTAATCCCTTCTCATGGGTCCTGGCAACCGAGCCAGGCCTGCGCCTGAGTTCGCGCTATCGTACCTACCGGCGCGCAAAAGCTTCGCCTTTTAGCGCGTGGCTGGGCTGCTTTTGGGCGATTGTCGGCTGGACATTTCTGCGCCTGGAAAGCCCCTCATGGCAAAAAATTACCGGTAATCATGCTCATTATTATCCGCAAATAAATCTACAAAAACCGCGACCATTAGATCCTCTGCGCTACCTCATTCAGAGTTTGTGGCTGCTGGTGTTGCGTCCGCTGGGGCGAGATAGCCAGTCCTGGGTTGGGCGTGTCGGTGAGCCAATGCGTGCCTGGCATCAGCGCTATATCCACTTTATGGAAACGCTGCCGGATCGCTTTGAATCCAATGCCTCCGTGGTGAAACAACAAAAACAGCTGGCGGAGGTGAATCCCCGTTTGCGGCGCATTTTGCTCTGGGTGGTCAGCACATTCTCGATAATCCTGGCCTTGATGTGTATCACCCAGCCATTTAACCCATTGTCGCAGTTTATCTTTTTGATTTTGCTGTGGAGCGTGGCGCTGGTCGTTCGCCGGATACCAGGGCGTTTTGCCGCATTGGTGATGATTGTGCTGTCGCTGACGGTATCCTGCCGCTATATCTGGTGGCGTTTTACGTCTACTCTGGACTGGAGCGATCCGGTAAGTATCGTGTGTGGCCTGGCTTTGCTGTTTGCTGAAACTTACGCGTGGCTGGTCCTGGTGCTGGGATATTTCCAGATATTGTGGCCGCTTAACCGCCATCCGGTGTCTATGGACGCAGATATGAAAAGCTGGCCGGCGGTGGATATTTTCGTTCCGACCTACAACGAAGATCTTAGCGTAGTTAGAAACACTATTTACGCCTCGCTTGGCATCGACTGGCCTAAAGATAAACTCAAAATATGGATTCTGGACGATGGCGATCGACCGGTATTCCGCCAGTTCGCTAAAGATGTCGGGGTTGAATACATTGCCAGACCGACTCATGAGCACGCTAAGGCCGGTAATATCAACAATGCTCTTAAGCAGGCAACCGGTGAATTTGTCGCTATTTTTGACTGTGACCACGTACCGACCCGCTCATTCTTACAGCTCACCCTCGGCTGGTTCATTAAGGACAGTAAGCTGGCGGTATTGCAGACCCCGCACCACTTCTTCTCTCCCGATCCATTCGAACGAAATCTTGGCCGATTCCGTAAAGCACCGAACGAAGGCAACCTGTTTTACGGGCTGGTTCAGGACGGTAATGACATGTGGGACGCCACCTTTTTCTGTGGTTCCTGTGCGGTAATACGCCGCGGGCCGTTGGATGAAATCGGCGGGATTGCCGTAGAGACCGTAACTGAAGATGCCCATACCTCTCTGCGCCTGCACCGGCGGGGCTATCACTCGGCTTACATTCGTATTCCGCAGGCGGCGGGTCTCGCCACCGAAAGTCTGTCGGCGCATATCGGTCAGCGTATTCGCTGGGCGCGCGGTATGGTGCAGATTTTCCGTATGGACAACCCTTTGTTTGGTAAGGGTTTAAAGCTGGCTCAACGCCTGTGCTATGCCAACGCCATGCTACACTTTTTGTCTGGTGTGCCTCGGCTTATCTTTTTACTGGCACCACTGGCTTTCCTGATCATGCACGCCTACATCATCTACGCGCCGGCCATCATGATTGCTCTGTTTGTGTTGCCGCATATGGTCCACGCCAGCCTTACTAACTCCAAAATTCAGGGGAAATATCGCCACTCATTCTGGAGCGAAATTTATGAGACGGTGCTGAGTTGGTACATCACCCCGCCAACCCTGGTGGCGTTGATTAATCCCCATAAAGGTAAGTTCAACGTTACTGCTAAGGGTGGGTTGGTTAAAGAGCGCTATATGGACTGGGTAATTACCCGACCCTATTTGCTGCTGGTGTTGTTCAACCTTCTGGGCATGTTTTTTGGTGTATGGCGGCTGCTAGATGGTCCGGATAATGAAATTCTGACGGTACTGGTGAGTATGGTCTGGGTGCTCTACAACATGCTTATTCTCGGCGGCGCAGTGGCGGTTTCCGTTGAGAGTAAACAGGTGCGTCAGGCTCACCGCGTAGAGGTCACGATGCCGGCTGCACTGGCTCGCGACGATGGGCATATGTTCCCTTGTACGGTGCAAGACTTCTCTGACGGCGGGGCAGGGATAAAGCTTGAGGGTTCGGCGTCGGTACTACAGGGCCAGACCGTAAATCTAATGTTGAAACGCGGCGTGCAGGGTTACTTCTTCCCGGCCAAAGTGGTGCGCGTGTTTGACTCGGAAGTGGGTCTGCAATTTCTTGAGATGACCAAACAACAGCATATCGATTTTGTTCAGTGCACTTTTGCCAGGGCTGATACCTGGGCGCTGTGGCAGGACAACTTTCCTGAAGATAAACCGATGGAAAGCCTGGTCGATATATTCAAGCTGGGGTTCCGCGGTTATCGGCATTTGGCGGAGTTCGCACCGAGCTCCGTGCGCTACATTTTCCGTGCCCTGACGACCAGTATCGACTGGGTGCTCTCATTTATTCCTCGTTGGCCGGCGCGTACGGAAATCGAAACCAACCCGGCTTCGGCTATGGCTCAAAGATGAAGATAATATGATGAAAAATAAATTATCCTGGTTATGTGCAGCAGTGGGCTTCAGTATGCTGCCAGCGGGCCTGAGCCTGGCAGCTCCTTCGCCTGCGGGCGTTCCCGCAGAACGTGCGCCTGTCGCCGCGACGGCTCCGGCGACTCCCGGTCAGACCGCCGCGCAGGATGCGGCCGCCGCGGGAGCCAATCCTAATGCTTTCCCTTATACCCTGGGCAGTACTCCAGGCTCGCAGGGCCGTGAGGAGAAATTCACCTTCGCTCAGGTAGCACCACCTCCGGGAAGCATTGTGATGACCGGCAGCAACCCGACGGCGCGGGTAGAATTTGGTATGCGCAGCAACGAAGTAGCGTCCAAAGCGGTACTTAACCTTATCTTCACCCCGTCCCCTTCCATGCTCCCGGTGGTTTCTCAGTTCAAGGTATATCTGAACGATGAACTGA
This genomic interval from Salmonella enterica subsp. enterica serovar Choleraesuis contains the following:
- a CDS encoding cellulose synthase catalytic subunit, with translation MINPFSWVLATEPGLRLSSRYRTYRRAKASPFSAWLGCFWAIVGWTFLRLESPSWQKITGNHAHYYPQINLQKPRPLDPLRYLIQSLWLLVLRPLGRDSQSWVGRVGEPMRAWHQRYIHFMETLPDRFESNASVVKQQKQLAEVNPRLRRILLWVVSTFSIILALMCITQPFNPLSQFIFLILLWSVALVVRRIPGRFAALVMIVLSLTVSCRYIWWRFTSTLDWSDPVSIVCGLALLFAETYAWLVLVLGYFQILWPLNRHPVSMDADMKSWPAVDIFVPTYNEDLSVVRNTIYASLGIDWPKDKLKIWILDDGDRPVFRQFAKDVGVEYIARPTHEHAKAGNINNALKQATGEFVAIFDCDHVPTRSFLQLTLGWFIKDSKLAVLQTPHHFFSPDPFERNLGRFRKAPNEGNLFYGLVQDGNDMWDATFFCGSCAVIRRGPLDEIGGIAVETVTEDAHTSLRLHRRGYHSAYIRIPQAAGLATESLSAHIGQRIRWARGMVQIFRMDNPLFGKGLKLAQRLCYANAMLHFLSGVPRLIFLLAPLAFLIMHAYIIYAPAIMIALFVLPHMVHASLTNSKIQGKYRHSFWSEIYETVLSWYITPPTLVALINPHKGKFNVTAKGGLVKERYMDWVITRPYLLLVLFNLLGMFFGVWRLLDGPDNEILTVLVSMVWVLYNMLILGGAVAVSVESKQVRQAHRVEVTMPAALARDDGHMFPCTVQDFSDGGAGIKLEGSASVLQGQTVNLMLKRGVQGYFFPAKVVRVFDSEVGLQFLEMTKQQHIDFVQCTFARADTWALWQDNFPEDKPMESLVDIFKLGFRGYRHLAEFAPSSVRYIFRALTTSIDWVLSFIPRWPARTEIETNPASAMAQR